GGTTGGCCATAGACACTGCCAAGGACATATACCGCTTATGAAAGTGCATGAAAATCAGCAGTGGGCCCACTTTGACGGGAAAGCAGTACCAATCCTCTCGATTGATCCTAGTCCGACACAAAGGATTGGAGTCAACGGGTTTGAATACCCCTTGGCGAACGTTGCGCTTGGGGTAATATACCAGGGGCGGTTCGATCACAGCCGTTTGGATAAAGGGAATTCCCGCCAGCTGATCATAGGGATAAGGCAGGGTGTTCCAATCCAACTGCTGCAGCAAAAGCCCGGCGCCGCTACCGGCGGGCAGCTGCCGATAGACCCGAGGAATTGAGCCCTGCAGATTGGCTACGATACCTCGGTATGACTGAAGAACCAACCGCTTCAAGCGGTCGATGGTATCGATAAATTCATTGTGTTTTTGTGACAAGCTCTTGGTATCACCATCATTGTCATCGGCAACCAGGAACCGTTGGTGCTCTCGCCAGAAATCATAGAGTCCTTCAACAAATTCACGATACTGCTGCCGGTTGACACTATTGATCTCTTGAATCCCCACTTGCCCGGCGATCAGGGACAGCCCTTGCTCCGACAACAAGGACAGGAACAGGGCCAAACGATCGATGTCGTACTTGGACCCCTTGTTTTGCTCCTGAGCAGATTCCTCTACCCGAAACACCTCCAGGGCCGCCAACAGCGGAGAGTCATATCTATCTAAACGGGCTACGTATCGGGTCAGGAGTTCGCGAAATAGGTCGCTGGCGATTATCTCTTGCGTATTGGTGCAGAGTTGATCACTGCGAATTATCACCTGCCAGTTGTGGACTTTGGTAGCCAAATCTATCACTCCCAAGAAGTTTTCAGTACAATAGTACCTGTATGCAACAAATCACTAGAACCGGTACTTCCGGAACTAGTGAATTTGGTAACCTGACCCCCCAATGAGCATGCCCATGACGGGAAGGCCCACTATGAGATTACTCATGATGAGGTTGCTCGGAGGGAAATCGCCAAGTCAAGGAATTAACTTGTGGTTACTGGAAAAGAAAGGCAAAGAAGCTAATTTGCCTACACAGAGGGGAGATTGACAAGGACGAAAACTATATCCTTTATTTTTCTTCTTGGATTGCCATATTCCTCTTGAGCCCGAGAAAACAAAAGGGGTTGTACCCAAGGAACTACGAAGAGTTCATTGGCAACAACCCCGCTGGAACATGGGTTTACCGCCGATCGATGACGAATTTCACTCCCGCCTTGGACAAGGCACTGTACAGGGAGACAGCAATGACACCATCGAGAAGATGATGGAGAATCGTGCCGATCCCCACTGATACCACGGCAGTGGTCAGGTCAAAGCCAAAGGGCAATACCACCAGAGCTTCCCCCAGACCGTGGATCGGTGCCACGGCCAGGATCACTTGCCACGGTGAATAGCCCTTACGCCACAGGTAGGCTCCCGTTACTGCCCAAATTATGTGAATGAAGGCACGAGCCGCTACGATGGGCCCCAAGGTAATCAAGAATCCCAAAGTCGATCCCACCCCAACAATGGCCGCAATCCCGGGACTAATGAACATCGCTAACATACTAGGAACGTGGGTACCCAGTGTGGCAGAAAAGGGTGGAATATATATCTGGAGCCATCCAGCAAAGGCCAAGGGAATCATGATGGCAAAGGCTGTGAGCAGTCCACCGATAACCAATTGCTTGGTCTTAGCCATATTTGTTTCCTCCTCTCCACGCCTATTATATAGTAAATGCAGCTGTCTTGTCACTAGTAAAGGCACAAGATAATTGTGTTATAATGGAATAACCAGAGCGAGGAGGGATAGGTCATGAGTGCCCAACAGCGTCGAGCCCAACTGGTTGCCCTCTTACAGGATAGTAATCTGCCGATCACCGGCGCCAATCTAGCCAATATGCTGGGAGTCAGCCGCCAGGTAATTGTAACCGATGTCGCCATCTTGCGGGCAAAGGGAACCCAAATCCTGGCTACACCCCAGGGATACATGCTGACCGGCAATAGTGGAGACAAGGTCTCAAGAACCATTGCCGTTAAACATGCCGCCAGCCCACAGATAATCAAGGAAGAGTTGGACCTAATCGTAGACAACGGCGGATTTGTTCGAGACGTAATCGTAGAGCACCCCTTGTATGGGGAAATCCGTGGACTGTTAATGCTCAAGTCCCGCAAGGACGTTGCCGAGTACTTGGAGCGGATGCAAACCCACGACGCGGAACCTCTATCGGTACTCACGGAGGGAGTCCACCTGCACACTATTGAAGCTGACGACGACGAAACAATCAAGCACATCGAGGAAGAATTGGCCAAGGCTGGATATGCCCTAGACCTTGAATGACAACAAGCGGGCAGCTGATAGCCTCCTAGCTCAGCTGCCCGCTTTTCATATCGGCAAGACATGGGGGCAAAATCGCCGGCGAAGCAACTGGTCTCACCCTGAGTCAGCCCGTCACCTAATCTTCCTGCTTCAGTTCCTTCTTGATTAGATCGACAGCCTCATCGGGGCTGTCCATAAAGGCCAAACATCCCGGCATCGGCTCCTGGTCTTCCCCCTCGGGTAACTCCAGTGTTTTCTCCCAGGTGTCAATGAACTCCTGCCACCGAGCTTGATCGGCTTCGCTCATCAAGTCAACATCGGCAGCGGTAAATTCTCGATGAAGCTTGGCATCCTCTTCACCGGACAACATCTGATCGGCAATATTAAACAGAATCATGTCTTCCTTTTGGATATGGCGAGATAAATGGGCCGTGTACCGGAGAATGGCATCGGCCAGTTCCTCTCGATCCTCGGTCGCGATGTCTTCACCCTCCCCTTTGACAATGGTATTAAGGATAGTATCAATCTCCCCGACGTAATCCCGCCCCATCACGTGTTCCCTAATCATCACATCGACGGGGCCACCGGGTGGTAGGCCCTTTTCCCGCAGGCGGGGAAAGAGCAATTCCTCTTCTTTTCCGTGATGAAACATGTCGGCATATTCCCGAGCAAATTTTACTCCCTGCCGCAAGAGGTCCAAGTCAACCTCTTCCCCTGCCCTCACCTTAGCTGCAGCACAATCCAAAATCCGCAAAACCCGCTTAATCTGTCGGTGTTCCTGGCGCAGTATATCTGTTGCATGCATTGCTTGTCCTCCCATCGCACTAGCCTGGCATCGATACTGCCCGGCGACTTCCTACAGTTAATTTATACCCCCATCAAGGACCGCGCTAACTTGTAAGATTTGTCGCAGGACAGAACGTATTAGAGAAGGAGTGGATTGGCCAATTAACTAGGCGCTAGTAAAAAGCTTGCCAGAAACTGCCAGGACCCAGTCGAGGTTATCTATCTCTGGAAAGGCGTACCCTCTATATGAGTGTGCAATTTCCACGGGTTATGTAGTTTTTGTAGAACGAAGGAGGAGTACCCATGAACTCTCTACCAAGAGTCGCCTATTTCTGCATGGAGTACGGCCTACACGAAGATCTCGCCATTTACGCCGGTGGTCTGGGAATTCTCGCGGGAGACATCCTCAAGGCTGCAAAGGACTTAAACAAACCGATGGTCGGGATTGGTATTCTCTGGGCAGAAGGGTATACATATCAAAGGTTAGATGATCATGGTTGGCCCTATGACGCCTTCCCTCCCCTGCAACGGGATGGCTTAGAGGATACCGGGGTCATCATTCATGTCGAACTGCGAGGAGATGTTGTCCCAGTCAAGGTCTGGAAAACCGAGCGATATGGCAACGTTCCCCTCTATTTGCTGGACACCGATGTCCCCAACAGCAGCTACGGCTGGATTACCCGACGCCTCTATGGAGGTAGTGATTACGACCGCGTAGCCCAAGAAATCGTTCTCGGCGTCGGAGGTGTCAGAGTCCTTCGGGCCCTCAACATTCCCGTTGATGTCTATCACTTCAACGAAGGTCATGCGGTTTTTGCCGGAATCGAACTAATTCGAGAGAAGATGGAACAAAGGCAGATGAGCTTTGACCAAGCTTGGAAGAAAACCATTGAAGAATGCGTCTTCACCACCCATACCCCAGTCATGGCAGGAAATGAGTCCCATGACCATGGCCTTCTGCGGGAATTAGGAGCCTACGGACCCCTTAACTACGAGCAGATGAAGGCCCTGGGGGGAGATCCCTTCGCGATGACCGTCGCCGGTTTACGCCTTTCCCATGTGGCCAATGGTGTTGCCAAACTGCACGGCAAGACAGCCCGGACGATGTGGGACGATGTCTGCAACCGGGCACCGATTGTGGATATCACCAACGGAGTACACACCGACACCTGGCAGGATGCCGAGATTCGGAAGGCATACTACTCTGGAGTAGGATTGTGGGAAGCCCATGTCAGAGCCAAGAAGCGGCTAATCCAAGAGGTCAAGGAACAGACGGGAGTCCAATTGGATCCCGATGTGCTGCTAATTGGATTTGCCCGCCGGGCTGCTCCCTATAAGCGCAGCGACTTGATTTTCCATCGTCCGGAGGTAATTGAGCCCTTGCTAGAGGATCGACAACTGCAGCTGGTGTTCTCCGGCAAGGCCCACCCCATGGACGAAACGGGAAAACGGATTATTAGTAACCTGGCCAAGGTAACCCGGCGCCATCCCGATACCGTTGTGTTCCTGGAAAACTACAACATGAGAATCGGTCGACTGATGACTGCCGGAAGTGATGTCTGGCTCAACAACCCGAGAAGGCCCTTAGAAGCCTCGGGAACCTCGGGAATGAAGGCGGCGATGAACGGAGTCCTGAATTTCAGTATCCTTGACGGATGGTGGCCGGAGGGTTGCATCCATGGCGTCAACGGCTGGCAGTTTGGTGGGGGCTATGAAGGGCCGGGACAGACGGAACACGATGTAGCCAGCCTGTATGAGGTCCTACTGAAGGAAGTGCTGCCCACCTACTACGAAGATCCCGCCCGCTGGCAGGCGATGATGCGGGCCAGTATCGATATGTCCATAGAGCGCTTCTCGGCGGCCCGTATGGTTCAAGAGTACTACAACCTACTGTACTGGCCTCAAACTACCGTCCGAAAGGTGCAAGAGGCCAAGGAGCTGGCAGTCACCTAGCCCCTTCGGCAGGGGATGGGATCTGACTTGTCAAACTATGGTCTAGGACCAAGTCCCTTGGGACTAAACCATAGGAAAGCAGGTAAGAATCATGGACTCGATTCAAGTTAACGAGCAAAGACTAGTAGACAACTTCTGCAAGCTAGTCCGCATCGATAGTTCCACTGGAAAGGAAAAACTGATCGCAGAAGAGCTCAAGAGACAATTAGCGGATTTAGGGGCAGCGGTAAGAGAAGATGATGCCGGGACCACCTTTGGCGGCAACTGTGGAAACCTGATTGCCAAGATTCCCGGTACCAAACCGGGGCCAACCTTGCTGCTGTCGGCTCACATGGACCGGGTAGAACCGGGCCAAGGCATCAACCCGGTAATTACCGATGGCATCATTCGCAGCCAAGGTGACACCATTCTTGCGGCCGATGACGTAGCAGGAATCGCTGAAATTCTAGAAGCCCTAAGGGTAATCAAGGAGAACCAACTGCCCCATGTCCCCGTAGAAGTGGTCTTCACCGTGGCCGAAGAAGGAGGACTCAAGGGAGCTAAGGCCTTGGACACCCAGCAGCTGGAATCCACCATGGGCTTTATGCTCGATGGCGGCGGACCGGTGGGTACCGTCACCGTCCAGGCTCCAGCTCAAACAGGAATTACCGCCACCTTTCACGGTAAATCGGCTCACGCCGGAATTGCTCCCGAAAAAGGGATCAACGCCCTTGTTGCCGCCGCCTTGGCTGTAGCCAAGATGAAGTTGGGACGAATCGATGAAGTAACTACAGCAAACATCGGGGTTCTAACCGCGGGACAAGCCACTAACATTGTTCCCGACCGAGCCGTCCTCAAGGGTGAAGCCCGCAGCCGCAATCCCGAAAAGCTGCGAGCACAGGTTGAGCACATGGTGGCTTGTATCAACGAGGCCTGCAGCCAAACAGGAGCCACTGTAGATCTAGACGTGGTCGACAGCTACCCAGCCTTTCAGCTCGGGGAACAGGAACCCGTAGTGGAGCTTATCACCACTGCCTGCAAGCAAGCTGGGATCCCGGTACAGCTGGTGGGAAGCGGTGGCGGTAGCGATGCCAATATCATCAACGGTAAGGGTATTCCCTGTGTGGTCCTGGGTATGGGATATGAAGATGTGCACAGTACCAATGAGTCCATCCCCACAGACCAGTTGGTCAAGGGAGCCCAGCTGATCGCAACCTTACTGCAGATCGCCTAGACCTTAAGTTCACAATCACGAGATGAAGCACCGCTGCCGGGCTCAGCGGTGCTCAACCTTTCTTAAGGTAGCTTTACATATAATGAGGGCGTTGATAATGGTCCTGAAGCTTGCGCAGCGTCTCACCAAAACGCTGGAAGTGGACAACCTCCCGCTGCCGGAGGAACCTTAAGGTATCGGTCACCCCCGGATCGTCGGACAAGTTAATCAGCCACTCGTAGGTGGATCGGGCCTTTTCCTCTGCTGCCATGTTTTCGTACATATCAGTGATGGGATCGCCCTTAGACTGAATGTATGCCGCGGTCCAGGGCACCCCGTCACCGTTGACAAAGTACAATGCCTTGTCGTGATCAGCGTAGTAGCCCTCCATGCCCGCTTCCTTGATTTCCTCTATCGTTGCGTCCTTAATCAAGTGGTACACCAGAGCGGCAACAATCTCCATATGGGCTAATTCCTCAGTCCCGATATCGGTGAGAACCGCCACCCCCTCTTTGATGGGCATGGTGTACCGCTGAGTCAAGTACCGCAAAGATGCAGCCAATTCTCCGTCGGGCCCACCGTACTGGGTGATAACAGCCTTTGCCAACTTCGGATTGGGACCCATAACTTTGACGGGATACTGCAGTTTCTTTTCGTACAACCACATTCCCTAGCCCCTCCTCACCATCGCGAAATTGATCTCCCAGGGCCACGGCCGATCCAGCCAGCGCCAACTACCCTCACTGGGAGAGTGACCGAAGTTGACTAACGGCCCAAAGATCTTCTCATATTCGTCCTTAACAGCATTAAACTGACAGCTCAGTCGATTAAAGATACCTAAAGCCCGCATATCCTCGGGATGGGTATCCAGGTAAAGGTTTAGCTCGACTAAAGCAAACTCCAGGTCCATCAAGTCCTGAAGCAATTCCAATTCCTGGGGATGCATCTCTTGCTCGATCCTCTCCACCGCCAATCCTCCTTTCAATGGCTAATTACCGTTCCTTCCGCCGGTAGGGTCTGTACAATTCGGGAAAGATTGTGCCTCGCATTAATCCCACCTCCGGTGGCCACAATCGATCCAACCGTTGGATGGGAACATAGGCTTGGGCCAGTTTGAATCTGGGACCCATTTCCTCAGCCTCCTTTCGTATCGTCGCAATATCCTATTCGTCTTCAGGAGCATTGGTCAAAGAAAAAAGCCACTTCCCCACAAAGAGGAAATGGCTATTCACAATTGCTCTTGTCCTAGCTTGTCTTAGCTTGTCCCCACCTAGCTTTTCTGCAACTCCAAGAGCTGAGTGAGGGCCTCTTCAAATCCCGGTTTACCCAACAATGCGAACATGTTCCGCTTGTAGGCCTCTACCCCAGGTTGATCAAAGGGATTGACTCCCATGAGGTAACCGCTGACACCGCAGGCCTTCTCGAAGAAATAGATCAAGGCGCCGCAATGAAACTCCGTCAGCTTCGGAATGCTCACTAGCAGGTTAGGCACTCCGCCATCGATGTGGGCCATGATCGTGGCCTCCATCGCTTGCTTGTTGACATAATCTAGGGTCTTGTTGGCCAGATAGTTGAGACCATCCAGATTAGCAGGATCCTCGGATATTGTCAGGTCCTGCCTGGGCTCTTCCACCTTCAGTACCGTCTCCATCAGGAAACGTCGACCCTCTTGAATATACTGACCCATGGAATGCAGGTCCGTAGTGAAGTCCACGGAAGCTGGGAAAATCCCCTTGCTGTCTTTACCTTCACTTTCTCCGTACAGCTGCTTCCACCATTCCGAGAAGTAATGGAGATTGGGCTCGTAGTTGACCAACAACTCGATCAGGTATCCCTTGCGGTATAGGCAGTTGCGGACCGCCGCATATTGGTAGGCCTCATTCTCCTCCAAGTCTGCTTTGGCGTAGGCCTGCCGGGCCCAAGCGGCACCCTCCAACAAAGCATCGATATCAAACCCAGCCGCGGCGATGGGCAGCAGTCCCACAGGAGTGAGGACAGAATACCGCCCGCCAATATCGTCGGGGATCACAAAGGTCTCATACCCCTGCTCCTCCGCCAAAGTACGCAACGCACCCTTGGCCCGGTCGGTAGTGGCATAGATGCGTCGACTAGCCTTTTCTGGACCGTACTTGGCTTCCATCCACTCCTTCATAAAGCGAAAGGCTAGAGCCGGTTCCGTGGTGGTTCCCGACTTGGAAATCACGTTGACGGAAACGTCCTTATCTTCTAGCAGGTCAAATAATTCCCGATGATAGGTAGAACTAATGCTGTTGCCAAGGAAATAAATCTCAAGCCGACGGTCATCGGTCCGAGCCAGTAAGTTGCTGAAGTTGTGACCCAACATCTCAATTACGGCCCTGGCCCCCAGGTAGGAGCCACCGATACCAATCATCAGTAGCACATCAGAATCACTGCGAATCTTCTCCGCTGCTTGCTTAACTCGAGCAAACTCTTCCCGATCATAGTTGACTGGAAGATCGATCCACCCCAAGAAATCACTACCGGGACCCCTTCCTTCATGAAGGGCCTTATGGGCAGCTGCAACGGAGGGTGCGATGTTAGCTAGCTCATGTTCTGCAAGAAAGCGCGATACCCCTGAATAATCGAACTGCAAATATCTTCCCAAAGACATCACCCCATCTAAAAAAGGCCTTACTCGCCGATTTTACACTAGTAACACAAAAATTACAAGCTATCCTGAAAATCCCACAACAATCTTGGTAATACTAAAATTTTATTCGATAAAATACACGAATCGCCCATTCCTTCAGGGAATCCGGTAGTAACCGAGCCAAGGTCAAGAACTGCCGTGAAGCAAAATCTCCCGCAGGATAACGCCCTTTGCGCCCCTGATCCTCCACCGCCTTCCAGACCTGACGGGCGACTACCTCCGGTCCAGGAGCCCTGCGGAGATTCACGTCAATGGTTTCCCAACTGGCCTTCAGCCAAGGCTCGTAGGGAGACTGGCCGCCTTGTACCTGGGGCGCAAAGGTTGTGGCATTGTTAAAGTTAGTATTGATATCTCCCGGTAGGATACTCACGACTTTTATTCCAAAGGGACGCAATTCTTGCCGCAAACCTTCGGTGAAGGCTTCCACGGCATGCTTGCTGGCAGAATAATGGGTCTGATAGGGGATGACTAATTTTCCCGCTAGAGAACTGATGTTAATAATCATCCCCTGCCTCCGCTCCCGCATATGGGGAACCACTGCCTGCGTCACCCGCAGAAGTCCAAAGACGTTGAGGTCAAACTGCTTGATAGTTAACTCCATCGGCATTTCCTCGATAGGACCGTACACCGCCCCACCGGCATTGTTGACCAACAGATCAATCGACTGGGCCTGCTCAAGGATTTTCTCTACCCCGTCGGTCACCGAAGCATCGTCGGTGACGTCCATGGCCACAAATCTCACCCGGTCTCGCAGCTCTTGTGGCAGGCTCTCCACCCGGTCCAAGCTCCGGGTTGTCCCCCACACCCGATATCCTTGCTCTGCCAGCAGCATCGCAATGGCAGCGCCAATACCGCTGCTGGCACCGGTGACCAGCGCATTACCCCTTGTTGTCACGATTCTCCCTTCCTCCTCAATCGATGAATAATACCAGCTTGGAGACACTAGTGAGTGTCCGCTACCAAGCCCAAATATTCCTCTGGGTTTACATATAATTTACTTTCCTAACTAGGAACCCCGCCATACAACGAGAATACTAGCTAAGTTGTCCTTAGCTAGCTTGTATCGGTGCATTGAGGTGATCATCGTTGATATATGGATCCTACTTAGATCGACAAAAACAATGTCCCCTCCTGTCGGGGCTGTTGGCCCATGCCCGGAGCAACCCCACTCAATTCCATATTCCCGGACACAAGGGGGGCAAGGGCATGGATCCCCAATTCCGGAAACTCATCGGGGACAAAGCCTTAGCAATAGATTTGATCAACATCACCCCTTTGGACGATTTGCACAACCCAACGGGGATCATCCGCGAGGCTCAAGTGCTGGCCGCGGAGGCCTTTGGAGCCGAACACACCTTTTTCTCTGTCCAAGGTACCAGCACCGCAATCATGGCCATGATCATGTCGGTGTGCAAACCGGGAGACAAAATCATCGTCCCCCGCAACGTTCACCGCTCAATTCTTTCGGCCCTTATCTTCTCCGGAGCCAAGCCCATTTTCCTGCATCCGGAAATGGATCATAAAATCGGAATTGCCCATGGAATTACTACCAAAGCGGTGGAAACAGCTCTCATCAAGCATCCCGACGCCAAAGCAGTGCTGGTGATCAACCCAACTTATTTTGGCATTGCGGCCAACCTCGCGGATATCGTCGAGGTTGCCCATCGACATGGAGTCCCCGTCCTCGTCGATGAAGCCCATGGGATCCATATCCACTTTCATCCGGACCTACCGATGTCTGCGATGCAAGCCGGTGCCGATTTGGCGGCCACCAGTGTTCATAAGTTAGGCGGTTCCCTAACCCAGAGTTCCGTGCTCAATCATCAGGGTAACCTGGTCAACTATCGACATGTGCAATCGGTACTCAACATGCTGACCACTACCTCTACATCATATTTGTTGTTGGCTTCCCTGGACACCGCCCGCAGACAATTGGCATTGAAGGGTAGAAAGCTGATTAGCAGGGCTCTGGCTCTAGCGGAAAAGGCTCGCCAAGCCATCAATAAGATCCCCGGCCTATACTGCGTCGGTCCGGAAATTCTTGGCTCTGAAGCCACCTATGACTTGGACCCGACGAAATTAATGATCCACGTTAAGGAATTGGGACTGACGGGACACGATGTTGAGGTATGGCTGCGCCAGAACCACAACGTCGAAATTGAGCTCAGCGACATGTACAATATTCTCTGTGTGGTTAGTCTAGGAGATGACAAGAAAACCATCGACAAGCTAATCTCTGCCCTCAAGTCCCTCAGCGATGAGTTTTATCCCGTGCGCAAGGAAACGGATCCCATTCGGGTGACGGTACCGGAAATTCCGGAGTTGGCAGTTTCACCGCGGCAAGCCTTCTATGCCGACGTCGAGACCGTTCCCTTAAGGGAGTCCGTTGGCAGAATCGTTGCAGAGCTGATCACCGTTTATCCACCGGGAATTGCCATCGTTCTCCCTGGAGAAATCATGAGCGAGGCCAATCTGCAGTACATTATCGAGAACATGGAAGCAGGACTGCCGGTGATGGGACCCCAGGACAGAACCCTGGCTACCCTCCGAGTGATCAAAGACGTGAAGGGCATTGAGTAACCCCTTCCCGGCGGCAGGATAGTTCGGCCCTGTCCCGAATGTGGATGTATCAGTGAAAGTTTTTGGCAGCAGCACAATAACTGATAATTCTGATTGGATACTAAGTTAAGTAAGGATGAAGAAGATCTAGGAGGTTTGGGAACATGCTACTAAAGGATCTATATGCCCTCGCCATCGCCAAGGGTATCGAGGCCGATCCCCGGGGCCGGGAAGAGGTAGAGAGAATTCTGAAGGAAGCTAAGCAGGAGTACGAAGAACTATCGGATTCAGCCAAGGAAGAATTTGATCGGGAACAATTGACCAATCCCTATGCCGATACCAGAATTTCCTTTGGCGATCCTGAGCTTGAGGTTAACCGCTTGATTACCGGCGTCGATGTCGATACCAGTGAGTTGCTTCTGGTCAACGAACTCAACCGCCAAGGTCGAGACATCGATCTCGTTATCGCTCACCATCCCGTGGGTTTGGGACGGATTAACTTCAAAGATGTCATGTACATGCAGGCGGACATGATGGCTAACTTCGGAGTCCCAATTAATGTTGCCGAAGCGATCTTAGCTCCTAGAGCGGCAGAGGTAGGTCGTGCTGGGTTGCCGGCTAACCACTATCGGGTGGTGGACGCGGCTCGTCTGCTGAACATACCGGTAATGTGCATGCACACTCCTGCCGATAACAATGCGCAGCTGTTTGTACAGAACCATTTGGACCAGGCAGCACCGAGAACCCTCGATGACGTAGTCGAGGCTCTCAAGGAGATTCCCGAATACAAGCAAGCTGCCAAGATGGGAATTGGTCCCACGATTCTAGTGGGCAATGGTAAGAACAGAGCCGGAAGGATCGCCGTCATTATGACCGGTGGCACCGGTGGTCCCGCGGAAGATATCGAAGCTTTGGTCAACGCCGGAGTAGGCACCATTGTCGAGATGCACCTATCGGAGGAGAAGAGAAAGTTGGCTGAAAAGCATCACCTCAATGTTGTGATCGCCGGTCACATGGCCAGTGACTCGCTGGGGATGAACCTGATCCTCGACGAATTTGCCAAGCAGGGAGTTGCCATTGAGACCTTCTCGGGGTTGATCCGAGTCAGCCGTAACTAATTTACAGGGAAAACAGTTTGTCTGAGAAAGGAGCGTTGTCAAACCACTAGCAGGTAGTGGCAGCGCTCCCTTTTTTTCTGGGCCCAGGGTCCTTCCCTGGACTGCGGGCTAGTTTTTCTGCCATCACGTTACTTGTCAGGCGTTAAGGTCCTAGGATCTGGGTAAGAAGGATATACGCACCAGAATTTTCTTCCAGAAATATTGGGGGTCATGGTATGTGGGCTGTGTATGCTTTGTTATCTGCAGTATTTGCAGCGCTGACGTCGATCTTGGCGAAGATCGGTATCGAGGGTATCAGCTCCAATTTGGCTACGGCGATTCGGACCGTAGTTGTGGTGATAATGTCTTGGGGTATTGTGTTCATCACCGGGGTACAGAATCAAATCTCCAATCTGAACCAACGTAACTGGCTCTTCTTGGTTCTCTCGGGACTGGCTACGGGATTCTCATGGCTCTTTTACTATCGGGCCCTACAGATTGGTGAAGCCTCCAAGGTTGTTCCGGTGGATAAGTTCAGCGTGGTCATCTCCATGGTATTGGCCTTCATTATCCTCAAGGAGCCGGTGACCACTAAAACCGTGGTTGGTGGTTTACTGATTACCGCAGGTACCTTTGTCTTAATCCTGCAATAGACAGTCAGGGCAGTATACAAAAAAATGGCGATGGGGTGAGAGATTATGGCAATTGCATGGACTCCGGACTTAGCGGTAGGCGTCGAACTCATCGACGAGCAGCACAAAGAGCTCTTCAAACGGATTAATGACCTCTTCGAAGCCTGCAATCAAGGTAAGGGCAAAGAAGCTGTTGCTGAGACCATTGATTTCCTGGAGGACTATGTGGTAGTCCATTTTACCGATGAACAAGCTCTGATGCGTAGACACCGA
The Bacillota bacterium DNA segment above includes these coding regions:
- a CDS encoding SDR family oxidoreductase; this translates as MTTRGNALVTGASSGIGAAIAMLLAEQGYRVWGTTRSLDRVESLPQELRDRVRFVAMDVTDDASVTDGVEKILEQAQSIDLLVNNAGGAVYGPIEEMPMELTIKQFDLNVFGLLRVTQAVVPHMRERRQGMIINISSLAGKLVIPYQTHYSASKHAVEAFTEGLRQELRPFGIKVVSILPGDINTNFNNATTFAPQVQGGQSPYEPWLKASWETIDVNLRRAPGPEVVARQVWKAVEDQGRKGRYPAGDFASRQFLTLARLLPDSLKEWAIRVFYRIKF
- a CDS encoding aminotransferase class I/II-fold pyridoxal phosphate-dependent enzyme, with translation MYGSYLDRQKQCPLLSGLLAHARSNPTQFHIPGHKGGKGMDPQFRKLIGDKALAIDLINITPLDDLHNPTGIIREAQVLAAEAFGAEHTFFSVQGTSTAIMAMIMSVCKPGDKIIVPRNVHRSILSALIFSGAKPIFLHPEMDHKIGIAHGITTKAVETALIKHPDAKAVLVINPTYFGIAANLADIVEVAHRHGVPVLVDEAHGIHIHFHPDLPMSAMQAGADLAATSVHKLGGSLTQSSVLNHQGNLVNYRHVQSVLNMLTTTSTSYLLLASLDTARRQLALKGRKLISRALALAEKARQAINKIPGLYCVGPEILGSEATYDLDPTKLMIHVKELGLTGHDVEVWLRQNHNVEIELSDMYNILCVVSLGDDKKTIDKLISALKSLSDEFYPVRKETDPIRVTVPEIPELAVSPRQAFYADVETVPLRESVGRIVAELITVYPPGIAIVLPGEIMSEANLQYIIENMEAGLPVMGPQDRTLATLRVIKDVKGIE
- a CDS encoding NGG1p interacting factor NIF3 gives rise to the protein MLLKDLYALAIAKGIEADPRGREEVERILKEAKQEYEELSDSAKEEFDREQLTNPYADTRISFGDPELEVNRLITGVDVDTSELLLVNELNRQGRDIDLVIAHHPVGLGRINFKDVMYMQADMMANFGVPINVAEAILAPRAAEVGRAGLPANHYRVVDAARLLNIPVMCMHTPADNNAQLFVQNHLDQAAPRTLDDVVEALKEIPEYKQAAKMGIGPTILVGNGKNRAGRIAVIMTGGTGGPAEDIEALVNAGVGTIVEMHLSEEKRKLAEKHHLNVVIAGHMASDSLGMNLILDEFAKQGVAIETFSGLIRVSRN
- a CDS encoding EamA family transporter is translated as MWAVYALLSAVFAALTSILAKIGIEGISSNLATAIRTVVVVIMSWGIVFITGVQNQISNLNQRNWLFLVLSGLATGFSWLFYYRALQIGEASKVVPVDKFSVVISMVLAFIILKEPVTTKTVVGGLLITAGTFVLILQ
- a CDS encoding hemerythrin family protein is translated as MAIAWTPDLAVGVELIDEQHKELFKRINDLFEACNQGKGKEAVAETIDFLEDYVVVHFTDEQALMRRHRYPQYESHKALHDGFVESLKQLKEHLDTEGPGLTLVLKTNRIVVQWLTGHIRRVDTQFAKFLHDQE